In Haematobia irritans isolate KBUSLIRL chromosome 1, ASM5000362v1, whole genome shotgun sequence, a genomic segment contains:
- the Snr1 gene encoding SWI/SNF related, matrix associated, actin dependent regulator of chromatin, subfamily b, member 1, producing MSLQTYGDKPVAFQLEEGGEYYYVGSEVGNYLRLFRGILYKKYPGMTRIVLSNDERKRLADSGLSPHILASSVSLLRACEVDDIMSGNDEKYRAISVNTSDAPLPRESKSKKQPQYVPTMPNSSHLDAVPQATPINRNRVHTKKIRTFPMCFDDTDPTANLENAAQKECLVPIRLDMELEGQKLRDTFTWNKNESMITPEQFAEVLCDDLDLNPIPFVPAISQAIRQQIEAFPSEPPIIEESCDQRVIVKLNIHVGNTSLVDQVEWDMSEKNNNPEEFAIKLCAELGLGGEFVTAIAYSIRGQLSWHCRTYAFSEAPLSTIDVPFRNPSDADAWAPFLETLTDAEMEKKIRDQDRNTRRMRRLANTTTGW from the exons ATGTCCCTGCAAACCTATGGCGATAAGCCCGTAGCCTTCCAGTTGGAAGAAGGTGGAGAATACTACTATGTTGGATCAGAAGTTGGAAATTATTTGAGGCTGTTTCGCGGCATCCTTTACAAAAAGTATCCTGGAATGACGAGGATTGTTTTGTCCAATGATGAACGCAAACGTTTGGCAGATTCCGGTTTAAGCCCACATATTCTTGCAAGTTCGGTATCCTTGCTGAGAGCGTGTGAGGTTGATGATATAATGTCCGGTAACGACGAAAA ATACCGCGCAATATCAGTGAATACATCAGATGCTCCGCTTCCTCGCGAAAGTAAATCAAAAAAGCAACCGCAATATGTACCCACTATGCCCAATTCAAGCCATTTAGATGCAGTTCCACAGGCAACTCCTATCAATCGAAACCGAGTTCACACCAAGAAAATTCGTACATTCCCAATGTGTTTCGACGATACAGATCCTACAGCTAATTTGGAAAATGCTGCCCAAAAAGAATGCTTGGTACCCATACGTCTGGACATGGAGTTGGAAGGGCAAAAACTACGGGACACATTTACATGGAATAAAAATGAAAGTATGATTACACCCGAACAATTTGCTGAAGTACTATGCGATGATTTGGACTTGAATCCCATACCATTCGTTCCAGCAATATCTCAAGCTATAAGGCAACAAATCGAAGCTTTTCCCAGTGAGCCTCCTATCATTGAGGAAAGTTGTGATCAAAGAGTTATAGTGAAATTAAATATACACGTGGGAAATACATCATTGGTTGACCAAGTCGAGTGGGACATGTCTGAGAAAAACAATAATCCTGAGGAGTTTGCCATCAAACTTTGCGCAGAACTTGGGTTGGGTGGAGAGTTTGTTACGGCCATAGCATACAGTATTCGCGGTCAATTGTCTTGGCATTGCCGCACATATGCCTTCAGCGAGGCACCATTGTCCACAATAGACGTACCCTTCCGCAATCCTAGCGATGCGGACGCTTGGGCTCCATTTTTAGAGACATTAACTGATGCCGAAATGGAGAAGAAAATCCGTGACCAAGACAGAAACACTAGACGTATGCGACGATTGGCTAATACGACTACCGGTTGGTGA
- the POLDIP2 gene encoding DNA polymerase delta interacting protein 2 isoform X2, giving the protein MGVLERILHVRNTTPAFINSTYILRRTIKKPASQTRLSEVGRLEPAKVDSKYETGQLFLHRIFGYRGVVLFPWTARVYDRDVHNNNKSKSVSSQPSPTSTAGSGSNVTKGKPSNSQQAENKGTTATAKSSYDDTSATTKTTPTENANVNTSSGGEANETNTKDVKGKVHTFYQVLIDSRDCPYIRAQTEAVTFLGNQESNRSLYAIPGLDYVSHDDIMPYSTGEKLPLQHELFEKFLTYTADKEPPFEAKDTLKTWQEKNHQWLELSDVHKETTENIRVTVIPFYMGCRETPASSVYWWRYSIRLENLGQLTVQLRERHWRIFSLSGTLETVRGRGVVGQEPILSPRLPAFQYSSHVSLQAPSGHMWGTFRLEREDGHMFDCKIPPFSLESKPEETNSDQTKTPED; this is encoded by the exons ATGGGAGTATTGGAGAGAATCTTGCATGTACGGAATACTACACCGGCCTTTATCAACTCCACTTATATACTTAGGAGGACAATAAAAAAGCCTGCGTCTCAAACCAG attgTCAGAAGTGGGGCGCTTAGAACCAGCCAAAGTTGACAGCAAGTATGAGACGGGCCAATTATTCCTACATCGCATTTTTGGGTATCGTGGTGTAGTTCTATTTCCGTGGACGGCAAGAGTTTACGATCGAGATGTCCACAATAACAATAAATCGAAATCTGTGTCTTCGCAACCTTCTCCAACCAGTACCGCTGGAAGTGGCAGCAACGTAACAAAAGGAAAACCTTCAAACTCTCAGCAAGCAGAAAATAAGGGAACTA CAGCTACTGCAAAGTCATCATATGACGATACGTCCGCTACAACTAAAACAACGCCAACAGAGAATGCCAACGTAAACACCTCAAGTGGAGGGGAAGCAAACGAAACAAATACCAAAGACGTTAAAGGAAAAGTCCATACATTTTATCAAGTTTTAATAGATTCGCGAGATTGTCCTTATATT CGAGCACAAACAGAAGCAGTTACATTTTTGGGAAATCAAGAGTCTAACCGAAGTCTATATGCAATTCCTGGACTCGATTATGTTTCCCACGATGATATTATGCCCTACTCTACAGGAGAAAAATTGCCGCTACAACAtgaattatttgaaaaattcttaacataTACTGCAGACAAAGAGCCTCCTTTCGAAGCTAAAGACACTCTAAAAACGTGGCAGGAGAAAAATCACCAATGGCTGGAACTAAGCGATGTTCATAAGGAGACCACGGAAAATATACGTGTAACTGTGATACCATTCTATATGGGATGCCGTGAAACTCCAGCGTCTTCGGTTTATTGG TGGCGATACTCTATTCGTTTAGAAAACCTTGGACAACTCACCGTTCAATTGAGAGAAAGACATTGGCGTATATTTTCTCTATCAGGGACTTTGGAGACAGTCCGTGGACGTGGTGTTGTTGGCCAGGAACCTATATTAAGCCCACGCTTACCTGCTTTCCAGTATAGCAGTCATGTTAGTCTTCAAGCACCTAGCGGCCACATGTGGGGAACTTTTCGCTTAGAGCGCGAAGATGGTCATATGTTTGACTGTAAAATCCCACCATTCTCTCTAGAAAGTAAACCAGAGGAGACTAACTCAGATCAAACGAAAACCCCAGAGGATTAG
- the POLDIP2 gene encoding DNA polymerase delta interacting protein 2 isoform X1, with product MGVLERILHVRNTTPAFINSTYILRRTIKKPASQTRLSEVGRLEPAKVDSKYETGQLFLHRIFGYRGVVLFPWTARVYDRDVHNNNKSKSVSSQPSPTSTAGSGSNVTKGKPSNSQQAENKGTSKLNSVSTSIKSHINDVVKTLNIAATAKSSYDDTSATTKTTPTENANVNTSSGGEANETNTKDVKGKVHTFYQVLIDSRDCPYIRAQTEAVTFLGNQESNRSLYAIPGLDYVSHDDIMPYSTGEKLPLQHELFEKFLTYTADKEPPFEAKDTLKTWQEKNHQWLELSDVHKETTENIRVTVIPFYMGCRETPASSVYWWRYSIRLENLGQLTVQLRERHWRIFSLSGTLETVRGRGVVGQEPILSPRLPAFQYSSHVSLQAPSGHMWGTFRLEREDGHMFDCKIPPFSLESKPEETNSDQTKTPED from the exons ATGGGAGTATTGGAGAGAATCTTGCATGTACGGAATACTACACCGGCCTTTATCAACTCCACTTATATACTTAGGAGGACAATAAAAAAGCCTGCGTCTCAAACCAG attgTCAGAAGTGGGGCGCTTAGAACCAGCCAAAGTTGACAGCAAGTATGAGACGGGCCAATTATTCCTACATCGCATTTTTGGGTATCGTGGTGTAGTTCTATTTCCGTGGACGGCAAGAGTTTACGATCGAGATGTCCACAATAACAATAAATCGAAATCTGTGTCTTCGCAACCTTCTCCAACCAGTACCGCTGGAAGTGGCAGCAACGTAACAAAAGGAAAACCTTCAAACTCTCAGCAAGCAGAAAATAAGGGAACTAGTAAGCTTAATAGCGTATCAACCTCTATAAAATCTCACATAAATGATGTTGTTAAAACGTTGAATATAGCAGCTACTGCAAAGTCATCATATGACGATACGTCCGCTACAACTAAAACAACGCCAACAGAGAATGCCAACGTAAACACCTCAAGTGGAGGGGAAGCAAACGAAACAAATACCAAAGACGTTAAAGGAAAAGTCCATACATTTTATCAAGTTTTAATAGATTCGCGAGATTGTCCTTATATT CGAGCACAAACAGAAGCAGTTACATTTTTGGGAAATCAAGAGTCTAACCGAAGTCTATATGCAATTCCTGGACTCGATTATGTTTCCCACGATGATATTATGCCCTACTCTACAGGAGAAAAATTGCCGCTACAACAtgaattatttgaaaaattcttaacataTACTGCAGACAAAGAGCCTCCTTTCGAAGCTAAAGACACTCTAAAAACGTGGCAGGAGAAAAATCACCAATGGCTGGAACTAAGCGATGTTCATAAGGAGACCACGGAAAATATACGTGTAACTGTGATACCATTCTATATGGGATGCCGTGAAACTCCAGCGTCTTCGGTTTATTGG TGGCGATACTCTATTCGTTTAGAAAACCTTGGACAACTCACCGTTCAATTGAGAGAAAGACATTGGCGTATATTTTCTCTATCAGGGACTTTGGAGACAGTCCGTGGACGTGGTGTTGTTGGCCAGGAACCTATATTAAGCCCACGCTTACCTGCTTTCCAGTATAGCAGTCATGTTAGTCTTCAAGCACCTAGCGGCCACATGTGGGGAACTTTTCGCTTAGAGCGCGAAGATGGTCATATGTTTGACTGTAAAATCCCACCATTCTCTCTAGAAAGTAAACCAGAGGAGACTAACTCAGATCAAACGAAAACCCCAGAGGATTAG
- the Vps2 gene encoding vacuolar protein sorting 2, giving the protein MDWLFGKKISPDEMLRKNQRALNKAMRDLDRERMKMEQQEKKIIADIKKMAKEGQMDAVKIMAKDLVRTRRYVKKFMLMKANIQAVSLKIQTLKSQNTMAEAMKGVTKAMQNMNRQMNLPQIQKILHDFEKQSEIMDMKEEMINDAMDDAMEDEGDEEETDAVVSQVLDELGLQLGEQLGDLPTASGSLSIAGGSKTTPTAIAAGAAGGTNSSGGNGGATGGSGPSSPMSDADADLQARLDKLRRD; this is encoded by the exons ATGGATTGGCTTTTTGGAAAGAAAATCTCTCCTGATGAGATGCTAAGAAAGAATCAACGAGCCCTTAACAAGGCTATGAGGGATTTGGATCGGGAGCGTATGAAAATGGAACAACAGGAAAAGAAGATTATAGCCGACATTAAGAAAATGGCCAAGGAGGGTCAAATGGATGCGGTAAAAATAATGGCCAAAGATTTGGTGCGCACACGACGTTATGTGAAAAAGTTCATGTTGATGAAGGCAAACATACAAGCAGTATCACTAAAGATACAAACATTAAAATCTCAAAATACAATGGCAGAAGCTATGAAGg GTGTTACGAAAGCCATGCAGAATATGAATAGACAAATGAATTTACCacagatacaaaaaattttgcacgATTTCGAAAAGCAGTCTGAAATTATGGACATGAAAGAAGAAATGATTAATGATGCCATGGATGATGCAATGGAAGATGAGGGCGATGAAGAGGAAACTGATGCTGTTGTATCTCAAGTATTAGATGAGCTGGGCTTACAATTGGGAGAACAACTTGGCGATTTGCCTACTGCTTCTGGTTCATTGTCGATTGCTGGTGGCAGTAAAACAACTCCAACAGCTATAGCTGCTGGTGCCGCTGGAGGGACAAATAGCTCAGGTGGGAATGGTGGTGCCACAGGCGGCAGTGGTCCATCATCTCCAATGTCCGATGCTGATGCAGATTTGCAAGCTCGTCTGGACAAGCTAAGACGAGACTAA
- the Cmpk gene encoding cytidine/uridine monophosphate kinase Dak1, whose protein sequence is MFKVLARSCNLFAVQSKHSTHTCTKKLNKITPSLTKLRMSEEKPKIVFVLGGPGAGKGTQCSKIVERFQFVHLSAGDLLREERAREGSEVGALIEDYIRNGKIVPVEVTCSLLEAAMKKSGKNKFLIDGFPRNQDNLEGWNRQMSDKVDFQFVLFFNCSEEVCVNRCLSRGQSGSGRSDDNMESLKKRIQTYNNDSLPIIKHFEELGKVKQIDASPSADEVFSKVEEVFGQSGF, encoded by the coding sequence ATGTTCAAAGTTCTTGCAAGGTCGTGTAACCTTTTCGCAGTCCAAAGTAAACATTCCACCCACACTTGTACAAAAAAGTTGAACAAAATTACACCGTCGTTAACTAAATTAAGAATGTCTgaagaaaaaccaaaaatagttttcgtGTTGGGTGGTCCAGGAGCTGGTAAAGGTACACAATGTTCCAAAATTGTAGAGCGATTCCAATTCGTGCATCTGTCGGCTGGAGATTTACTCAGAGAGGAAAGGGCACGAGAGGGATCTGAAGTTGGTGCGCTAATAGAGGATTATATACGTAATGGAAAGATTGTGCCGGTGGAGGTGACGTGTTCTTTGCTGGAAGCAGCAATGAAAAAGTCGGGTAAAAACAAGTTCCTTATTGATGGGTTTCCACGTAATCAAGACAATTTAGAAGGATGGAACAGGCAAATGTCGGACAAAGTTGATttccaatttgttttgttttttaattgctcTGAAGAGGTATGTGTCAATCGTTGCCTAAGCCGCGGACAAAGCGGTTCCGGACGTTCAGATGATAACATGGAGAGCCTGAAAAAACGTATTCAAACTTACAACAATGACTCATTGCCGATAATCAAGCATTTCGAGGAGCTTGGAAAGGTAAAACAAATCGATGCCAGTCCTAGTGCGGATGAAGTATTCTCTAAGGTCGAGGAGGTGTTTGGCCAAAGCGGATTTTAG
- the Trmt61 gene encoding tRNA methyltransferase 61 — protein sequence MSFLKPKDVIDEGDTVILYISVNSMHVIEATPTIVNKKGETIEHIFQTSFGALKVRNIIGVRYGNRVELSKGYAYVLLPNPELWTQTLPHRTQIIYTPDISMILHQLEVRPGSVVVESGTGSGSLSHYFLRAVKPHGHLHTFDFHEARANQARDEFQHHGLGDFVSVYHRDVCENGFGEDLNGKADAVFLDLPAPQLAVPHAYKALKASGGRFCSFSPCIEQSQRCCVALQDLGFTEIQSFEVLQQEDIVKTKTFPVMNLEFLKTKKTDKTEEDNNEKDLNTLLKQPKETIKVLTSSAPPTQPGHTGFLTFATLQPAFAR from the exons atgagtTTCTTAAAACCAAAAGATGTTATAGATGAAGGCGATACAGTAATTTTGTATATAAGTGTTAACTCAATGCATGTAATTGAAGCTACTCCcacaattgtaaataaaaaaggaGAAACAATAGAGCACATATTTCAAACTTCCTTTGGGGCACTTAAAGTGCGGAATATCATTGGGGTAAGGTATGGAAATCGAGTTGAATTATCTAAAGGATACGCCTATGTTCTTCTTCCGAATCCAGAGCTGTGGACGCAGACGCTGCCTCATCGAACACAAATAATCTATACACCTGATATAAGTATGATTCTGCACCAACTTGAGGTGAGACCGGGTTCCGTTGTAGTCGAGTCAGGTACTGGATCCGGATCATTGTCGCATTACTTTCTTAGAGCCGTCAAACCACATGGTCACCTACATACATTCGATTTCCATGAAGCGAGGGCAAATCAAGCTCGTGATGAGTTCCAACATCATGGACTAGGTgattttgtttcagtgtatcaTAGAGATGTATGTGAAAATGGATTTGGCGAAGACCTAAATGGAAAGGCTGACGCAGTATTTTTAGATTTGCCAGCTCCTCAATTAGCTGTGCCACATGCTTATAAGGCTCTCAAAGCAAGCG GTGGTCGTTTCTGTTCTTTTTCACCATGTATTGAACAGTCCCAACGCTGTTGCGTAGCCTTACAAGATCTTGGCTTTACAGAAATTCAATCCTTTGAAGTTCTGCAACAAGAAGACATTGTAAAAACCAAAACTTTCCCTGTTATGAATTTGGAATTCCTCAAAACAAAG aaaacggACAAGACAGAAGAAGACAATAACGAGAAGGATCTAAACACATTGTTAAAGCAACCTAAGGAGACTATAAAGGTTTTGACTTCATCTGCCCCTCCTACTCAACCAGGCCATACGGGATTTTTAACATTTGCTACTTTACAACCGGCATTTGCGAGATAA
- the POLDIP2 gene encoding DNA polymerase delta interacting protein 2 isoform X3: MGVLERILHVRNTTPAFINSTYILRRTIKKPASQTRLSEVGRLEPAKVDSKYETGQLFLHRIFGYRGVVLFPWTARVYDRDVHNNNKSKSVSSQPSPTSTAGSGSNVTKGKPSNSQQAENKGTTTAKSSYDDTSATTKTTPTENANVNTSSGGEANETNTKDVKGKVHTFYQVLIDSRDCPYIRAQTEAVTFLGNQESNRSLYAIPGLDYVSHDDIMPYSTGEKLPLQHELFEKFLTYTADKEPPFEAKDTLKTWQEKNHQWLELSDVHKETTENIRVTVIPFYMGCRETPASSVYWWRYSIRLENLGQLTVQLRERHWRIFSLSGTLETVRGRGVVGQEPILSPRLPAFQYSSHVSLQAPSGHMWGTFRLEREDGHMFDCKIPPFSLESKPEETNSDQTKTPED; this comes from the exons ATGGGAGTATTGGAGAGAATCTTGCATGTACGGAATACTACACCGGCCTTTATCAACTCCACTTATATACTTAGGAGGACAATAAAAAAGCCTGCGTCTCAAACCAG attgTCAGAAGTGGGGCGCTTAGAACCAGCCAAAGTTGACAGCAAGTATGAGACGGGCCAATTATTCCTACATCGCATTTTTGGGTATCGTGGTGTAGTTCTATTTCCGTGGACGGCAAGAGTTTACGATCGAGATGTCCACAATAACAATAAATCGAAATCTGTGTCTTCGCAACCTTCTCCAACCAGTACCGCTGGAAGTGGCAGCAACGTAACAAAAGGAAAACCTTCAAACTCTCAGCAAGCAGAAAATAAGGGAACTA CTACTGCAAAGTCATCATATGACGATACGTCCGCTACAACTAAAACAACGCCAACAGAGAATGCCAACGTAAACACCTCAAGTGGAGGGGAAGCAAACGAAACAAATACCAAAGACGTTAAAGGAAAAGTCCATACATTTTATCAAGTTTTAATAGATTCGCGAGATTGTCCTTATATT CGAGCACAAACAGAAGCAGTTACATTTTTGGGAAATCAAGAGTCTAACCGAAGTCTATATGCAATTCCTGGACTCGATTATGTTTCCCACGATGATATTATGCCCTACTCTACAGGAGAAAAATTGCCGCTACAACAtgaattatttgaaaaattcttaacataTACTGCAGACAAAGAGCCTCCTTTCGAAGCTAAAGACACTCTAAAAACGTGGCAGGAGAAAAATCACCAATGGCTGGAACTAAGCGATGTTCATAAGGAGACCACGGAAAATATACGTGTAACTGTGATACCATTCTATATGGGATGCCGTGAAACTCCAGCGTCTTCGGTTTATTGG TGGCGATACTCTATTCGTTTAGAAAACCTTGGACAACTCACCGTTCAATTGAGAGAAAGACATTGGCGTATATTTTCTCTATCAGGGACTTTGGAGACAGTCCGTGGACGTGGTGTTGTTGGCCAGGAACCTATATTAAGCCCACGCTTACCTGCTTTCCAGTATAGCAGTCATGTTAGTCTTCAAGCACCTAGCGGCCACATGTGGGGAACTTTTCGCTTAGAGCGCGAAGATGGTCATATGTTTGACTGTAAAATCCCACCATTCTCTCTAGAAAGTAAACCAGAGGAGACTAACTCAGATCAAACGAAAACCCCAGAGGATTAG
- the mRpL44 gene encoding mitochondrial ribosomal protein L44 — protein MSILRSTISLVSIRCNFIPLQNLVTRRNIKRWVAPTLRELNRRAKKLGPQKPEPRSGFVEWNYRAELFAFGKRLQEDFQLPLLQTAFTHQSYIAKEEVKQRELGITDVDIQMSHNKDLSAKGDYIIKEYIDAFLAHSFPKLPAEGRMAILAHLMNTDTLSDVALHLGMKDLLLDADYPPSKESMAQSLKAVIGALADSSGIERSYLFVRDFICTQLNQKDILELWNIENPEDLLLKECQSRKLSAPEPRLLGDCGKNTVLAVYHVGIYSNQNLIGKGFGEDIPTAIRTASLDALQAMFGIHDNMKPIDFKVQVESKILKINN, from the exons ATGTCCATATTGAGAAGTACTATCTCCCTAGTTTCAATTCGATGCAATTTCATACCCTTGCAGAATCTGG TTACAAGGCGTAACATCAAAAGATGGGTGGCCCCAACACTACGGGAGTTGAATAGAAGGGCAAAAAAGCTTGGTCCTCAAAAACCAGAACCTAGGTCTGGATTTGTTGAATGGAATTACAGAGCCGAATTATTTGCCTTTGGAAAGAGACTTCAAGAAGATTTCCAATTACCTTTACTACAAACAGCTTTTACCCACCAATCGTATATTGCCAAAGAAGAGGTTAAACAGAGAGAACTTGGTATAACAGATGTCGATATACAAATGTCTCATAATAAGGATTTATCGGCGAAAGGTGATTATATTATCAAAGAATACATCGACGCCTTCTTGGCACATTCTTTTCCCAAATTACCCGCTGAAGGGCGAATGGCAATTTTAGCACATTTAATGAATACAGACACACTGTCCGACGTAGCATTACACTTGGGCATGAAAGATCTTCTTTTAGACGCAGACTATCCTCCATCCAAAGAGTCTATGGCCCAATCCCTGAAAGCGGTAATTGGTGCACTAGCTGATTCGTCGGGCATTGAAAGATCATATTTGTTCGTTCGAGACTTTATATGTAcacaattaaatcaaaaagatatTCTCGAATTATGGAACATAGAAAATCCAGAAGATTTATTGTTAAAAGAATGTCAATCTAGAAAATTATCGGCTCCGGAACCTCGCCTTTTGGGTGATTGTGGAAAAAACACAGTATTGGCTGTATACCATGTTGGTATCTATAGCAATCAAAACTTAATTGGCAAGG ggttTGGAGAAGATATTCCTACTGCAATTAGAACCGCTTCGTTGGATGCATTGCAAGCAATGTTTGGAATTCACGATAACATGAAACCTATAGATTTTAAAGTACAAGTTGAaagtaaaattcttaaaattaacaaCTAA